In Amaranthus tricolor cultivar Red isolate AtriRed21 chromosome 5, ASM2621246v1, whole genome shotgun sequence, a genomic segment contains:
- the LOC130812809 gene encoding uncharacterized protein LOC130812809: MTVPWELYREIHKLDLEIVHQYQVVEYLGEMTIQPTLFERIIEAQEEDPGIIELIILVQRKETEAFEVSDKGALRMNGRLCIPDNTKLKEEILKEGHQGMFHLHPGRGKMIEDLRKLFWWKVGLPRTQQGNDTIWVIVDRLTNLARFLRMKGTWSVKKLAEAYVREILRLHGVTRTIVSDRDPKFLSRFWENLKEAFGSKLCLSTAFHPILHTTTTIKPTSRWHPNEALYGRKCRVPLCWDQMDRNVPEGPDLIQDSIELEGSAREHEGNTK, translated from the exons ATGACGGTACCTTGGGAACTATACCGAGAGATCCATAAGTTAGATTTAGAAATTGTTCATCAGTATCAAGTTGTTGAGTATTTGGGAGAAATGACTATACAACCAACTTTGttcgaaagaattatagaagcacaaGAAGAAGATCCCGGGATAATCGAGTTAATCATTCTAGTTCAAAGAAAAGAGACAGAAGCTTTCGAAGTGAGTGACAAAGGTGCACTAAGAATGAACGGGAGATTGTGTATACCAGACAACACAAAGTTGAAAGAAGAGATTTTGAAAgaaggacaccaaggaatgtttcactTACACCCTGGTAGAGGTAAGATGATTGAAGATTTAAGAAaactattttggtggaaag ttggattaccaagaacgCAACAAGGGaatgacacaatttgggtaatagttgataGATTGACCAATCTTGCAAGATTCCTGCGAATGAAGGGAACATGGTCGGTAAAAAAATTGGCTGAAGCTTATGTTCGAGAAATTTTAAGATTACATGGAGTAACGAGAACCATTGTGTCTGACagagacccaaaatttttgtcacGATTTTGGGAAAATTTGAAAGAAGCATTCGGATCTAAACTATGTTTAAGTACCgcatttcatccg ATTCTTCATACAACAACAACTATCAAACCAACATCAAGATGGCATCCAAACGAAGCCTTATATGGGAGAAAATGTCGAGTGCCGTTGtgttgggatcagatggacCGAAATGTGCCTGAAGGACCAGATCTTATCCAAGACTCTATTGAGCTTGAGGGTAGTGCAAGAGAACATGAAGGCAACACAAAGTAG